One window of the Chanos chanos chromosome 11, fChaCha1.1, whole genome shotgun sequence genome contains the following:
- the LOC115823836 gene encoding butyrophilin subfamily 1 member A1-like → MWVWMFVSVPFCHAEVPDTFSLLVPDSPVTAKLGSSVVLPCSLSPSFSAVGLEVRWHRPNQFNTPILVLPVPKVQETSLDPQYRDRVSLIGRLEEGNVSLKLENITLSDRGEYVCYVSSGTWFDKGTASLSVNVLGSVPVLSFTETGQGNLNVTCVSDGWSPEPTVTWRDREGREIKHNSNVMYDKDSDDLVSVSSWLLFSPSESEWISCSVSLSDQEKRESRVLPLRSKISNCATQPTILEPTASKPSWRAFIVMLVISLLAFSVLFILFILYKRKGPQKTMATEPADWNKMRLCKEDLRMDTSTCHKALTVKNKGKEVSYFVTGLSSVKEWFVQNNKSEELMFDVLCKEKFRSGCHYWEVIVLDLQKAVPPELSWYVDQRRDGTNGEQYGALPPQIKFLPPQF, encoded by the exons ATGTGGGTGtggatgtttgtctctgtaccTTTCTGTCATGCTGAAG TTCCAGATACATTCTCTTTGCTGGTTCCTGATAGTCCAGTCACAGCCAAGTTGGGATCCTCTGTGGTCTTGCCCTGtagtctctctccttccttcagtGCTGTGGGGCTGGAGGTGCGCTGGCACAGGCCCAATCAATTCAACACCCCAATTTTGGTACTCCCTGTGCCTAAAGTCCAGGAAACCTCTTTAGACCCTCAATACAGGGACAGGGTGTCTCTGATAGGGAGACTGGAGGAggggaatgtgtctctgaaactggagaacatcacactgtcagacagaggagaatatgtgtgttatgtcagtAGTGGAACTTGGTTTGACAAGGGTACAGCATCACTCTCTGTAAATG tacTAGGCTCTGTTCCAGTCCTCTCATTCACGGAAACAGGACAGGGAAATTTAaatgtgacctgtgtgtcagatggttGGTCACCAGAGCCCACAGtaacctggagagacagagaagggagagagatcaaacacaacagtaatgtgatgtacGACAAAG atAGTGATGAtctggtgagtgtgagttcttggctgctcttctctccctctgagtcagagtggatctcctgctctgtcagtttatctgatcaggagaagagagagagcagagtccTGCCACTCAGATCAAAAATATCAAACTGTGCAACACAGCCAACAATATTGGAGCCCACAGCATCCAAACCTT CATGGAGAGCATTTATTGTCATGCTGGTCATCAGTCTGTTGGCCTTCAGTGTCTTATTCATCCTCTTCATTTTATACAAGAGGAAAG GTCCTCAGAAAACAATGGCCACAGAACCAGCAG ATTGGAATAAAATGCGTCTTTGTAAAG AGGATCTCAGAATGGACACATCTACATGTCACAAAgctctgacagttaaaaacaaaggaaaggaaGTGAGTTATTTTGTGACAGGGTTGAGTTCAGTGAAAGAATGGTTTGTCCAGAATAACAAATCTGAAGAACTCATGTTTGATGTTCTGTGTAAGGAGAAGTTTAGGTCAGGCTGTCACTACTGGGAAGTGattgtgttagatttacagaaAGCTGTTCCACCTGAACTGTCCTGGTATGTCG ATCAGCGCAGGGACGGCACCAACGGAGAGCAATACGGGGCGCTGCCCCCTCAGATCAAATTTTTGccccctcagttttaa